Sequence from the Microplitis demolitor isolate Queensland-Clemson2020A chromosome 7, iyMicDemo2.1a, whole genome shotgun sequence genome:
ATTATCACCTGGTGATAGGTTCGAATCCCGGAATTGCGATTTTTCGTCGATTATTTCTTTCTACGGTAatcttaattcaattaatagcATGAGTGTGCTAAGTCATAGAATCTAATAGATATCCTGCCTCTTTCAGATCCTACCTTCAAAAGTTCCTCGAacttgagaataaaaatatttctgcgttagattttttttttgtatttgagtcaaatttaattatttcattatgtatttataattttataataattatgatttcataattaaaacgGTGTTGTCGCTTCTAACGTGTTGACGTGTTTTtagtttctttatttttttataataaataattactatttttattgctattattatcaatagtaatattatttaaaaaaaaaaaaaaataatgggcctaagtgggattcgaacccgcgCCCTCCGAtctgaaataatattaacattattattgttattattatattttatactatgATTATTGAACGTCTGGTTTCATTGTAAACTCGGTATATTGGGAAAAAAACTCCTCGAGTTACTGCTAAACCAGACGTACGCTGATACAGTACCCAATAGCACAAGGTCTGTTTTGACCGTAAATTTTTCTCGACTTAATTCCAGAAAAATTTACGGTCAAAACAAACCTTAGATTTCGACTCGGGTACTCGGTGGTACTAGTTATCTAAGGtactattttgaaaaatttggagTTTTATATTATGTTGCTACTTATTCAGAAAatgttaacaaaaaaagtttttagaaTCAATCATGAACATTTTTCGTTTCTTATAAGAACTTTTCGGGAACTTTTTTTACtagtcaaaaaatgttcataattAGTtccattaacttttttttggatCAATTTCTGATTAAGTAAcaagataatataaaaaaaaccaacgtTTCTAAAAAGTCCTgataagagtaaaaaaatgtttataattggttccaaaaacttttttttttaacaatttttgaacaaGCAGCAAGATAATgcaaaatccaaaattttccGAAAAGTTCTAATAAGAGCCAAAAACTGTTCCTAATTAGTtccaaaatctttttttttaataatttctgaaCAAGTAGAGCAACAATTTACAACTTTCTTAACgggaagataaaaatataaaaatcctgcaaaaaaaatacgccgttgtttattttttgtctgGGGGTATTTTGtccggggatattttgtcgaggatattttgtccggggaTCAAAACGTCTGCTACCAACTTCGAGAGGGTGAGAacgaagttaaatttttatactgagcctgactgctctcgATGATTCCATATTTCAGGCTGATTTTTcttgatcgaaaaaaaaactagattaagtgcacggaaaataaattgtagtaaTGGCAACAACAACTGGAGTTCCATTTACCACAAGCTGTAGTATGACATGAGACAACTCCAAATTGTGGTTAGatttactacaatattgtAGTTAAGCGTCAACTATCGAAAAAAGTAAGATATGCCACAGCATGCAGTATTTGTAACTCCAATTGTAGTTCAATTTACTCGATATGCGGTTAACCGTTAACGTAATTACGTAAAAATGAACGgtatataacttaaaatttttataaattatttttaaaaatcatttattgagttatttgtatatactaaacatggtaattatttacaaataggGTCCACCCATGCTGGgccatgttaaattttttttgatcaaattgatcaattttttttttaattgttcattgttttatgtactttagaaaaaaaaaaaaatacatcaatattatcaaaaaagataaaatagaaattttatccaaaaacatgaaagccaatttttttccaacttttgaAGGCAAAAAAGCTATcgaaatcttaatttttttctcacgaCATTTGTTATCATAAATGCGCCGTAAGAACaagcagaataaaaaaaattcaaaattgttaatttttgggTTTTAATAAAGTCAGATGATTATTTATGAGAcactttaataattgaatatacacAAAAGATTAACCTCAAAATGGTGAAATAGCGGGAAGTGCTCCTTCTGTAGTACTCTCAACTCTCGCCTGGAGTATTTGTTACTGCAGTGTGCACTGTGCTGTAGAATTAACCACAAGATAGAAgtaaattcaacttattaactaagtaaaatttgtcgcatatttagtaacttttatcatttatgtgGTATTTTTAACTACCAACACATTTAATGCAACCTTGTAGTAAATGATACTACATATTATTTTCCGTATGGTATCTACGAAAGTATACGTATGTGAAACGTATATTTTTGCCAACAAACACGAATAACATAGTGGTTATCCGCAAGCCGTATCGCTCATATCACTTTGCAACACGCACTAGATCGACTATAGAgcttgttaaaaatttattcctgTGTTTTTGTCATTATACACAGACAAGCATTGACAAAGATATTTTCAACAAAGTttcttaaaagaaaatttattaatttcttctaattgatatattttatattttccataatattatcagaatttaaataattgtgtatTTATCAGCCCGCTTATAAAGCCAAATTGTACACCTTATACATCAAATGAGAAATGTTTTAGTATATTTGATACCAAAATAACTGAATgttgatttcattttttatcatctgtaagaattataaaaaaaaataatcaaactcCTATGAATAATGATCGAACGAAAATTTCGCCTGCAGCTATTATGGTattgttttcaattatttaccatgttttattttaattctaataAAGTACACTTGAGTTGTTGAAATGACATTGAAGCGATCAGCATATCATACTTCCTATCGTTAATATACTCATTAGggtgtgtcaaaaaaattgacaaatgtttttttttcgaacggCCGTGGAATTCTGTCAGAGGACGTCAAAATAAAGTTCCTGGgaaatatgagctcttaatatttatatttacaggtcgtgaatcataattttctattttccatttaaataacatgggaaaaaaaaattttaagcttagaattttattcctcggcaatggctcattgtacagatgagttcaagatatatttttgtcagAAATTAAACgccctacaaaaaaagtttcttatcatttttcgataaatccgtcggttaaaaagttattggagcttgaagtcaaatttatagtaaatatctaaatctttttactttttcggcgaaactatcagacttatcacacaATATCATGATAACTTTTAATCTAAGAGCCAGTGGGCGGCAGACTACACATATTTTAGGAAAGCCTAAAATTTCCTCAGTGAGTCTGTTGTACCTACCAACTATGAAATGGCAGCTAGCTAAGCGCGGTCGCGGTGGCTTCGGCTACACTCAGGTGCGACAGGtgtgaaaatttcatgaactaaaaacatattttaggAAAGCTGCTGTTTGGATATGTTGAAATATACTATCCTAGCTATCTAAAATTGAAATGGCAGACCATTATCGCGGTTCTAGAGTGGTGgcagacaattttaaaaattaaaaaaaaaatttttttcaacatagtTTAGGaaacttgaaatttatatatgttattcTTTGAAGTATCAGAAGCTTATATTTCTGAAGGCAGACCGATACGTCGGTTCCTTCGACCTGGCAGACAGTAAAATCTTTTTCTCCCACGAGTTTACTTGGATGTAGTAGATACGTTGTGTATAAGTAAGATCACGTCAAGTGGACCCCCTATTTTCCActtgatcataaaaattaagtctATGTATCTTTTTCTCAAATAGTCActatgaaaaatcaatttcccAAACTATTTTTCAgaatttccattttaaaataattttttttacaatgaaaattatgaatacttttaattagaaaatagattttaaaacaatcgttaaaaataaagtaatgaaattttcaggatttattgtcaaatatctatattttattgagataatgatagcttaaaattatttatttactatccTATTGTTGattaacttttaagtaaacaaattaaaatttcattgacttctcgataaaaaaatgaagttttgTTTCATCGGTTCCatgtgttatttattaaagtttaaaatccCTGAAGAAAATCTCACTGTTCGCAATTAGTTTAaacaatatgaatttatttatcaccacGCGCGGAGTGTCGGGCGCTCTCAATACAGTGCGCGGCCGAGCGTCTCAGGCTATATTGCATCTTCAATCagtcatatttaaaataacaattaaaaatataggtgtcaaacaaattttatttttttgaacaataTCATGAACAATacgataatataattttttattattacactgaaaaaaaaaaaaaaaaaaaaaaaaaaaactgtattcaAGTATCTGCATGTTTGTATCTTCCCgagtaattatttgtttttactgTCCGCCAGTTCGAAGGAACCGACGTATCGGTCTGCCTTCAGGAATATAAGCTTCTGATACTTCAAAgaataacatatataaatttcaagtttcctaaaatacacggagagaaatgaAGCTCAAGATCAACGAAAAAATACTGTCttcatatcaatttttattagatccgtttaaaaaatcataaattcagataatttttataaaaaattggtaaAATGTAATaggtacacaaaaaaaattatagagtagcataataatatttaaagacttcaattattaataaccaATAAGGATAAAATATGTTAAGCGATAAAagtattatcaaaataaattttgaaattttataaatcggAATTCAAGTTTTGATAAACGCttgctattaattaaaatttaaataataattattatctgtttcttgttataatttttcaatgttggatttatggatttttttataattttgtatcgaaaattaaagtcaacgtaaaaacatttatttttaacagtattaaattcgaaataaattaattatattttaaacctcttcgataaatttttctacaaaaaaatgatttttttgtttcattttatataaatattataatttttgttcatacaaaaattaacTAGAACTAAACATGATAACTGGGATAATAGAATAACAAACTTTTTAGATTTTGtcatgatatttatatttacttcaatttttattattattatctgtgTATAAATTCTCGACATtgattctatataaaaatatgaaaccagcataataaaaattcttaaaattttaagagttttAGTTTTGTCAGTTGGTAATTCTCATTATATGGTTAGTATAAATTCTACTTTATCAGCAAAGTAAAATTTCTCTTGCtagcataataaaatttgcaaaattCAAGCTAATATTTACTCATTTGAggaagaataattttaagaaatcattaaagtttaaaaaactaataacaGTCTTTACACCCATTTgctaaaatttcattgaaatacagcaatttataatttcttgacaataatttttgtttgtcttTGAATAGATTTTACAAGGGTGTTAAAACAAAATGATCTTTTGTTCTGAATGCTGAGATTTGGGTTACGTTTATGGTCAGTACTCCGCGGGGATTCATTTAAGGAACACATCTACTGTATTTATCGTGTCAATTATTCActtgatttttataagattatGTTGTGTCACTGTgaaaatctgttttttttttttagtgatttaaatattttgtgttgttaacaaaaaaaagtgtcTAATTTTACAACTAGTCATGTGGGAGATGTTGGTAAACTGGGGTTTGGACCACTTGAAACTCAGATTTGAaggtaagttttattttcatagtGAACCCGTCGTACATACAACTAATCAATTATCATTGACAAAAAGAAATtggtcattgaaaattttttacacttgaTCGAAATATTTTGAGACATATTAATGTATTCAAGCAAATATTcggaaaatatattaattaaacgtctactcataaattattttcttgtttgATCATACTTAaaattgtgaataaatatttcacttaTCATTCGCTTATAGGGGCTTGCCTAATTCCTCAGAACTTCGTAGACGATCCGTCGCTATCTGGTCGTCTAATTCATGATGAAAacgaattgaatttatttaatagacgACTAAGAGAATGGCAcgaaagtcaaaaaaatttgcaatttgaggtatttcattgttttaaaaaaatttttaatctgtaGGTTTTTCTTGTGTATCATATTTGagccaaaatatttattttagacaCCCATGCATAATTCTTTACACTATGAGCAAAATGGTCTTCTAAATAATCCTATTAATCCTACAATAACTCACCAACCAggtatattttcattttttatttcttttgttagATTGccaattattacttatttcataattacacagtaaaaaatattgtgtatctGTGTTATAAACGGTCcgtgtgaaattttttgtattcatcattattttgTGTCAAATCAACACAATTCTCTgtgttacttaaaaatttttaacctagtacaaaaatcgatattatcatcatttattaggtgtaattttaaaatcaacagAAAAAGTGTTGAAGCAACAGTTatattatgttaaaaaaaaatgtctttctTCTATTCACGTGGGAAGTGCCATTAAGGTAGTTCCATTGTGCTATAGTATAGTCAGAGTATTTACTATagacaaaaatttagaagCCTCGGCACACAGACGTTCACACATACAGTTACATATGGCTAGTTTCAGTGATCTGACAACGTTGCTCTGAGTGtttatgtatttttgtttatggTCTCAGTGCATACAAATAGTATTTCGCTTTGTAATAATAGTacctattatttaataaaaaagatgcCCAAACAAATACGACACAAAggtcaatttataaaaaacgaaaatttatctaaaaaattgtcttttaattttgatatgaaaaaagccaaagaaaaaaatgggtgaaataagatatttatttaaaagtgacccaaagtttattttaacgttaaataacttattttacattttatttaaatatttataccgtCATTAAAGTTTTATGTTCTTactttatgttaattttttttataaaatatatgtttaaaagaaaaagagtatcatatttatttatttatttaatcgttttttttattcataactaatttaaatagtgattttaatattttagttacgAAGCTGAATTTGACTAAAACCGTGAaagttttgaatttcccgCTTTTTATTATACACTAATATTGTATGCACCGTTTCTAGCACACAGATTATGTTGATTtcaacacaatattttttactgtgtattttttagccaaaaaaaaaaacaaatattcaaaaaaactttttctaacTCTGAatctaattttattcattatattgtcgttgattattattaaatatagatatttttttaaatttcgagtgAGTGggtaaaatgattttttatctctttatTCTTTTGCTGATAATACagctttataaaaatatcagttaCATAGTTATAAAACAAAGTTTTATTAGGATTCCAAGATTATCAAGTATGTCATTTACCAACTTATGAAGTATCTTCATTACATTATGGGTCAGAGTCTCACATCGGAACTGCAGGAAATAATCATCCGCCAAGCAATATAAATTCTAATGCTGAGAGAAGGAATTTAAGTTCTGAATTGACAGATCTAAGCAATGTAGTTAATGAGGAAGCAGCAAGTAAATCTAATTTTGAACATATCCtcaatatttcattttcaatagaTTTCTGAGCTTAAGTTCATTATCATAACTTTTGCTATGTTTTATTCTCAGCTTTTCATATTCTTCCTTTAGACCATAATTCTCCCAATGATATTCCAAATATCGATCCAGCCAATCagcaatttttgataaatacaaCAAATACACCTCTTGTAAGTTAGGTTGATTTAACTAGAGTCCACCTGATGAGTCATTCATATCTTATTTGTTacaaattaaagtaaatgataCTGacttatgtaattttatatttgatttagatgatttatgagtatttaaaaaatgacgtCGATGGAAAGGCTATAATCAAAGATTATGAGGAAAAGAaatttaactcaaaaattCGAAACTTACTAGTTAGACGTTTAATTAATCGTGAAAAGGTCAAAGCATTTGAAAATATTCCATTAAAGAAAAAAGCGACGTTCCAGTAtgtgtttttgaaaaaaaaaactcattaaaaaaGCCAATGAAGATaataacttcatttttttaataataatatcatatttGTTCAGCCTTTCAGCTGCTGTGTTGAAGAACTATTCAGTAGAAATCAGTACAGTTTTTCCTACTGAAAAATCTTCAGTATATTTCATGCCCTATGAAGCAAAGAATGGTTTAAAAATAGGACCATCAGGCAAACTTGTTGCCCATTATAATTATGTTCTtggggttttaaaaaaaaaaggtttgatTGGGCCTGATGAATCAACTGATGAGTCTTCAGCCAACGATACCATCGCAGACACCGACCCCACTAATGGAACTGTGAATGgtactatttcttttttttttatttctttattattgaaattattatatttggaatattacttattattttcagaACACATTGATAACGATTTAGAAATACTGACAAGTTTACAGCAACAACCTGAAACTACCTTATTGAACAGTTGGAAAGCAACATTTGCCTATCGCAAAAATCTTCTATTAGCAGATAAAATATCTATTAGTGATTATTATGATCGATTTCCGTGTTTACAGGCAGAAATTGGAGTTAAATTGGTAAATATGCTGACTTTATACAATGTTAATATACATCAATATGATAATGTGTAGCAATATGAAGTCTCTAGTAGGGAGATCATTCTTAGCTTTTGCcggaaatttttagaatcgaTGGTTTGATTTTGACCATgcatataaaatgtataaaaacatttcaatAGAATAACCAGGACAATATTCTAAGAATGATGATTAGTAaaccaaaaagaaaaaaaaatattttgaatcggttattgaatataatcttctttataattttcgtttcttttttttttgtaattatttatttcaatatttcaagCCGTgcgaaattttcaataaaaaatgtgcATAACAACATAATATTTTGAGATGTTAATTTAAGATATGATTCGTGTTTGAGGTTTACAAGTGTTAGtttatcaactttttcatttatttatttatttttttttcttttttaagatAAGTTCTGACTTCTATCAGCTTTATCCAAATTTAGCAAAACAATTAAAGACAAGTTGgaataatttcaaaacaaaattaacaGTATTActtacgcaaaaaaaaaaacaaagctaAAAGATATCGAAGACAGAACTTTTGCAAACAGTTTACGGCACATCACGGAAGAAggtgtttaaaataaaacaactttATTAACATTTCTTTTATGATTTGGTCtttcgttttaattttttttctttatattttagcCGATAAAGATGCGATTATTTGGTACCTTTTGTCCAGTCTGATACCAGGACCCTACATTACAAAGCTAGCTAGCGATACACAACAACAGTTAGGCAAGGAAAATAATCCATCAGCAgcaaaaaagagaaaaatcacAAAACGACGAGTAACCCCTGCGGAAGCTCGTTattcttcttttttaattttgccgGTAATTGCATTCTTctttaataagtatataatcTTTAGAGAACGCATTGATTTACTGGTTATAAtgttacataattaattttcagaaTCTTGCGGAAATAGAAGAAGCTGTCAAACAACGGCAGGAATACCttgccaaaaataatttatcgtgcCAGCCTATTGCTGTTCTTATAGGATCTATCGATAAAGTTGTAGACTCATACGTTTACATTGAAAATAAACGTTACAGAACGAAATCGACGTTAGCTGCTCtcgatttgacttttaaaAGTTTCTTCACCTTAGATTGTGAATATCCGGTTGCAGGAGTGCATGTGTGGACCTTTCTCCAGCAGGTTGTATATAATCTTCATTATTCTAAAAAAGACTTTACTTCTACGAGTTATAAAGACTTTGTAAGTGATTTTGAACAAGTGAAATGATTCGATATCGAGTATGATTCACTATGAGTCAAAGTTTTGACATATATCTTATTTTGAAAGttaccttttatttatattctgatatttaattactcttTTTAGTATACATTATTCAGCtatgttataattaaaaataataatttaataagttatttaatatatttataataatttgtttttggaTACGAATTGCTGTGAACCACAGttgcgataattatttttaagattatttttgattagtctactattatttaattattctttttagtataaattattctgttcttatataattaaaaataattattcaaaaagttacttgatgtatttaaaataatttgtgttTGGATACGAATTGCTGTGAACCACAGttgcgataattatttttaagattatttttgattagtttactattatttaattattattttttagtatagaTTATTCTGttctattataattaaaaataattattcaaaaagttacttgatatatttatattaatttgtatttgtaaaatttcgaTCGTCACTTTAAATattgtcattaatttatcacaaTCATTTTATTCTTACAATCAATAGATATCGTTCAGTCGTTTATTATTCGgaaaaatgtttgtttattttcattgtcagGAAGCTATTCAAagcaacaatattttgctagatcatataaaaaaattccattctGAATTAACAGAATATCGATGCTCCGAATCTCAGTGCCAAcgtatttattctattttctatAGTTATTGGAAGCATCGTATGAGAGAACATAATCAGCATTTGATTTTTACTCCTACCGTCTTAGAACTGTCTTCAACTTCACTAAGTTTAATAGATAATGCTCTATCTGTAAGTCTGCCATCTGATTGTCGTAATTTAGATGGCGAAAGACTAGAGAACGTCGATGAATATACTGAAAGTTCCGACGAGGAATATTTTGACGCTCATTCAAATGATGAAACAGCCATGATTAATAATCTATTACAATCAACTAACATTCAGTATGATCTGCCGATTATACCTAATTATTctaatcaacaaaattttaattctgaaaCCGAGTTAGATTCAAATGTATCCAATGTTCAGAGtgtatctaaaatttttgaaaatttattacagcGACGGTCTCTCCATTTGGTATCTAAATTACACAGTCTTCCAGATTTATCGAGAAAACGAACTGAAATGATTATTAAAGATCATACATCGTTCGTTAATGATTATTGTTTTAACTTATTAAGAGATCCGgttttaaaatgttttgatCAATCAGATGTAAgttcggaaaataaaaatgtagtCAAACagatgtttaaaattttacaaggtTCTTTTGATAGTTTTCGATCTTCTTTTAAATCGTTTCAATATTTTGAAGAAATGGGTACTTTTATAAAACCAATTCATTTAAACGTTGGTTTTAGAGATGAATACAAAATGCGGCAAGGTTCACTTGCACTTTGTACAGTTCCTTTGACCGTTGAATTTATTCCTCTTCGCCatgtacttaaaaaattttttgaacttggGACTATCTTCGAAGATACGTTGGCTTATTtagaattattgataaatactaatattttaatatctaatTACGTGCAAGGAAGTTATTGgacagaatttataaaatctagtgaaaaaagaataataataccagttgcattattttttgatgattatgaaaataataatccacTCGGTAGTCATCGAGGTATACAAAAATGTGGagctttatatttattatattaattattttatgcttGCCTCCAAGATATAGATCGAAATTAGcaaacataattttatttcttttgacAAATACATTAGATCGAAAATTAAtaggaaaacaaaaaatttttaacacagtCATACaggaattaaagtttttagaAACAACGGGCATTAccattaatattaacaatgaATGAAAGcagatttattttaagttagcTGTTATActgcactgagagaaaaatgcATAGTAGCCTGAATTACGACAACtcagatattaaatattagttcTGTGAACTAGTTTTCGTAGTCACTGGTGCTACACGGTAGTCCACGAAACTATGCAAAATAGTAGCACTAACTAttctttataaacaatttttacctGGACATaacgattataaaaaaatagtcttcgAAACTTAagatttaatagtaataataactacGATTTATAGTTTGCGTCAACCAATTAAAATAGTATCAGTAACTACTTCGGCTTAGTTAATGTTGAGTAGTTGAcgtaacttgaaaaaaaaagttatttgagctgaAGCTTGGGCAGtactgacaataataattttgtagttagcttcaataaataaaagtagtgTTAGTAACTATTTCAGCCCAGCGGGAATGAATTagtagatataattataatgattaagttatcaaaatttgaattttagcaGTGAAGAAAAATAGTGTTTGAATAGTTTGCTGTAATAAATTAGAATAGTATTAGTAATCGTTTTAATCTAATTGATcgtaaatatttgatataactatgaaaaattagtttttgtaacGTAATCCTTCGCAGTAGTTacgataatttattcatagtttatttgaataaattaaaatagtatcaGTAACTACGTCTTCATAGTAGATTTCGAATAGTTgatataactataaaaaaaaaaataaagttcttGTAACAAGCTAGTGCAGTactgacaataatatttctattatttgcTTCACTGAAAGTTAATAGAATCAGTCACGTTTTTGATTTAacaacgttttttattttttaatatcgagAAATAATTCAAGGAATTATTAATGTCATTATGTAGTTAAGGATCTACTATATGACTACCAAAACAGGCACTTGACACTCTGTCAAATAACAGAGGAGTATCGGTGCCAGAAT
This genomic interval carries:
- the LOC128668184 gene encoding uncharacterized protein LOC128668184, which codes for MHNSLHYEQNGLLNNPINPTITHQPGFQDYQVCHLPTYEVSSLHYGSESHIGTAGNNHPPSNINSNAERRNLSSELTDLSNVVNEEAANHNSPNDIPNIDPANQQFLINTTNTPLMIYEYLKNDVDGKAIIKDYEEKKFNSKIRNLLVRRLINREKVKAFENIPLKKKATFHLSAAVLKNYSVEISTVFPTEKSSVYFMPYEAKNGLKIGPSGKLVAHYNYVLGVLKKKGLIGPDESTDESSANDTIADTDPTNGTVNEHIDNDLEILTSLQQQPETTLLNSWKATFAYRKNLLLADKISISDYYDRFPCLQAEIGVKLPIKMRLFGTFCPV